The Deltaproteobacteria bacterium genome contains the following window.
TTTTCGAAACAGCTTAATGATCGGTTCTATGAACGTGACGTTGAAGATCAATTCCGAGCCGCAGATCACATCATATGTCTCCGTCAGATGCGGGTCATTCCAATCTAGTTTCTTTACGGTGACGGTATCAAGGCCATTGTGTTCTACGTTCATGCGCAGCAGTTCAAGGGCATCCTCTTCATATTCGGTGACTGTGATCTTGTAGCCGAAGGCTCCAAGGAATAGGCCTGTAACCCCCATCCCCGCACCAATTTCGAGTATGTCCTTTTCCTTTCCTAAACCAATGCGGATCAAGTGATCAGCCAATACTAAGGATGCTTCCCAAATTTTGACCCAGAACGGGAACTTCCTGATATATTCCTCCCCCTGCTCTTCAAGGTTCTTGATGAACACGTCCCAGTTCGCTACCCCAAAAAGATCAAGCTTTTTGCCGCCTATAGCGATGGGAATGACTTCAAGTTCATATTTGTCTTTGAGAGGTGTGGTCATAGTTGGAACTTCCCATTAACTCAAATCTTGCATA
Protein-coding sequences here:
- a CDS encoding methyltransferase domain-containing protein, whose protein sequence is MTTPLKDKYELEVIPIAIGGKKLDLFGVANWDVFIKNLEEQGEEYIRKFPFWVKIWEASLVLADHLIRIGLGKEKDILEIGAGMGVTGLFLGAFGYKITVTEYEEDALELLRMNVEHNGLDTVTVKKLDWNDPHLTETYDVICGSELIFNVTFIEPIIKLFRKYLRPEGTVFLAHDVRRRCMLQFIEMIHGKYEIENVPKTMKRDDEVHKVFIHALRLK